In a single window of the Bacillus clarus genome:
- a CDS encoding Ger(x)C family spore germination protein, with protein MRIILLCFTIAFFLLQSGCTQTYIVDTQRIIHVGGFDITKNKKFRGTILYPDYTKGVQSKPQTQSTTADTLETISSRLNAKSPHNVVVGQMRVILFGKSFGEYGIGDIISNLQRDPNVGRDVQLAIVDGSTEELLKSVRTNGSLYLADLLEQNIKNETIPQTALNIFLYNYYSSVCDTFLPYIQVDEEKSVSIKGLAFLKKDKVVMYTDKKGSFLFKLLINPTKNGRYEVPIQKGKHKGLIATQNLSGKSIYKVTQTGNIPKVRIHLKLNGLIKNAPDWLNLTKKENITYVKKHVEKTLEDHLNQLIKQFQRKEIDPIGISDEIRSHSRKWNIKQIQKMYPEADVHVDVQFNIVQSGIGE; from the coding sequence ATGAGAATTATTTTATTATGCTTTACAATTGCTTTTTTCCTTCTCCAATCTGGCTGTACACAAACGTACATAGTGGATACACAAAGAATTATTCATGTAGGTGGATTCGATATAACGAAAAACAAAAAATTTCGGGGGACCATCCTATATCCAGATTATACGAAAGGCGTACAATCAAAGCCACAAACTCAATCAACTACCGCAGACACTCTTGAAACAATTTCTTCACGCCTAAACGCCAAATCTCCCCATAATGTCGTTGTAGGCCAAATGCGTGTTATCCTATTTGGAAAATCATTTGGCGAATATGGCATCGGTGATATTATTAGCAATTTACAACGTGATCCTAACGTTGGCCGAGATGTACAATTAGCAATCGTAGATGGTTCAACAGAAGAGCTTCTTAAATCAGTAAGAACAAATGGTTCATTATACCTTGCTGATTTACTCGAACAAAATATAAAGAATGAAACAATCCCACAAACTGCTTTAAATATTTTTTTATATAATTATTATTCATCTGTATGTGATACATTTCTTCCTTACATTCAAGTTGATGAAGAAAAATCTGTTTCTATTAAAGGGCTCGCCTTTTTAAAAAAGGATAAAGTTGTCATGTATACAGATAAAAAAGGATCTTTTTTATTTAAATTGCTTATTAATCCAACTAAAAATGGACGGTATGAAGTTCCAATACAGAAAGGTAAACATAAAGGATTAATCGCGACTCAAAACTTATCTGGAAAAAGCATTTATAAAGTAACACAAACTGGCAACATTCCTAAAGTTCGCATTCACTTAAAACTAAATGGATTAATAAAAAATGCTCCAGATTGGCTTAATTTAACGAAGAAAGAAAATATAACTTACGTTAAAAAACATGTAGAAAAAACACTTGAGGATCATTTAAACCAATTAATAAAGCAATTCCAAAGAAAAGAAATTGATCCAATAGGCATATCAGATGAAATTCGTAGCCACTCAAGGAAATGGAATATAAAACAAATTCAAAAGATGTATCCTGAGGCAGACGTTCATGTTGATGTTCAATTTAATATTGTACAATCTGGTATCGGAGAATAG
- a CDS encoding spore germination protein has translation MFGLSSEKSKKANKSTTCTIPEFIHTMKESSDFVSYNIVKDGTLCLFYYNSTVESLIIKRFILTPLKREWEHINNISDITNIVTIEDIIISPSLDDIREKLLGGYVLIQLKNDSQAEDYALIRSESSVLGTRLYNDTENEYSVIGPKIGFVENIDTNTHLLRRNIVTEQLVFKEVIVGSISKTKVFVAYIEGITNEQHVNTAMQRLQDIDFDVPFDATMIEQFISDNSNSPFPVLLPTERLDRAVYALINGGVVILTDGSPYALAGPTTLLDFFVSPEDYYLPWIAGSFLRIVRFFGAAFSLFSSAIYTAVLTFHYQMIPADLLGPIIFSRANVPFPPVLEALFLEITIELLREAGARLPTKVGQTIGIVGGIVIGQASVQAALTSTILLIAVALSALASFTTPTVKMSSTIRILRFPLILLAGAFGGLGLIVGFVFILAHLIRLKSLGSPYLLPLYPFRGLGTAEGFLRLPFSQTAQRASVLRPKSKWRYNPNQAKQKRDGEEE, from the coding sequence ATGTTTGGTTTATCATCTGAAAAATCCAAAAAAGCGAATAAAAGCACAACCTGTACCATTCCAGAATTTATTCACACGATGAAAGAATCTAGTGATTTTGTTTCTTATAACATAGTAAAAGATGGAACATTGTGTTTGTTTTATTATAACTCTACAGTAGAATCACTCATCATTAAACGCTTTATTTTAACGCCTCTAAAAAGAGAATGGGAACATATTAACAATATAAGTGACATAACTAATATCGTCACGATTGAAGACATTATCATCTCCCCTTCTCTTGATGATATTCGTGAGAAATTATTAGGTGGGTATGTACTCATACAGCTGAAAAACGATTCTCAAGCAGAAGATTATGCACTCATTCGTTCTGAAAGTTCAGTATTAGGAACACGGTTATATAATGATACGGAAAATGAATATAGCGTCATCGGTCCAAAAATCGGGTTCGTCGAAAACATTGATACAAATACACACTTACTTCGCCGAAATATTGTAACAGAGCAATTAGTTTTTAAAGAAGTTATTGTTGGCTCTATCTCAAAAACAAAAGTTTTCGTTGCATACATAGAAGGTATCACGAACGAGCAGCATGTTAACACTGCGATGCAGCGCCTACAAGATATTGACTTTGACGTTCCTTTTGATGCGACTATGATTGAACAGTTTATTAGCGATAATAGTAACTCTCCATTTCCCGTTCTATTACCGACAGAACGCTTAGATCGTGCTGTTTATGCATTAATTAATGGGGGAGTTGTCATTTTAACAGATGGTTCACCTTACGCATTAGCCGGACCAACGACATTACTTGATTTTTTTGTCTCTCCAGAAGATTATTATTTGCCATGGATAGCGGGTTCATTTCTCCGGATTGTTCGCTTCTTCGGAGCAGCGTTCTCTCTCTTCTCTTCCGCTATTTATACAGCTGTATTAACGTTTCATTATCAAATGATTCCTGCAGATTTACTAGGTCCAATCATTTTTTCGAGAGCTAACGTACCATTTCCACCTGTTTTAGAAGCACTTTTTTTAGAAATTACAATTGAATTACTTCGTGAAGCTGGAGCACGCTTACCTACAAAAGTCGGCCAAACCATTGGTATTGTTGGCGGGATTGTAATTGGTCAGGCCTCTGTTCAAGCAGCTTTAACGAGTACCATTTTATTAATCGCAGTCGCTTTGTCAGCACTTGCTTCCTTTACAACACCAACTGTAAAAATGTCTTCAACCATCCGGATACTACGATTTCCGCTTATTCTTTTAGCTGGTGCATTTGGAGGTCTAGGACTTATTGTAGGATTTGTATTCATATTAGCTCATTTAATTCGCTTAAAATCACTTGGATCACCTTATTTATTACCTTTATATCCATTTCGTGGTTTAGGTACAGCGGAAGGCTTTCTTCGCTTACCGTTTAGTCAAACTGCACAACGCGCTTCTGTCCTTAGGCCGAAATCAAAATGGCGCTATAATCCAAATCAAGCGAAACAAAAACGTGATGGTGAAGAAGAATGA